The following nucleotide sequence is from Archocentrus centrarchus isolate MPI-CPG fArcCen1 chromosome 18, fArcCen1, whole genome shotgun sequence.
TAAAATGACACATGAACCTCTCTAAAAGATCCTCCAATGCTCAGAAATAGTTTCAGGCTGTAAATTAATAAAGATGTGAGTCTTAATACGAGCTGACTTCATATCATTTCCTAATTTTTTTGGACTTTAAACATAGAGTAGTGGAGACACAAATGGTAAGTGGATTGGTTctcatatagtgcttttctgctctacctgagccacagccaccctttGTTAAAGAACTACAAAATAAAGGCagactggacacaaactgatgaAGGAGAAACTGAATGTCTCTGTCCTCAGTTTGACTTGCTCCAATGAACTGGTGAAATTTGTTTACAGAGAGCTCAGCAGTTTTTTGGACAGTAAGCTTATAGCACCACCTTCTGGCCAGGAGACTCTCCACCCCATGATTCATTAGTTTGTAAAGCCACATTTAGCAGCAGTAATCTTTTCTTTCATCAGTCTCTcatatcactgtggaggaattttggacACTTTTtataatgttgcttcagtttattgatGCTTGTGGACATTTGTTAGTTCACAGCTCTCTTGAGGTCCTGCTACAGGATTTCAGTCAGTtcgaggtctggactttgattggGATGTTTGTTCTGATATATAAATTCTATAAATTAACAATAGTAAAATtaatctaaagaaaaaaactggcCTCAAGATAACAACAACAATTTATAATAAGAAATGTAAAATACAGTATTAAATTTAAGTATTATCCTTAGAGAAATCATACAGTTATTTACAGTATGAAGCAGCAGGCGAGTCACATCAGAAGAAGCTGAGGTATTTACACCACTCAGATTTTTGTACaaaatctaaaataattttagaaacattatttGCAGATCAGCTGCAGCATTGATTATTACAGCTGTTTTACTTTAAACGACATGGATTTTTATCAAAAtactttaaaacaaaagaattttacattttatttaataacttATTTTGTGGCAATAAATCAGATGTTAAAGTATGAGAGTCTTTAGTGGAAGAAGTCTTCCCCAAACTCTCTGGTGACTCAGCAGTTTTCTGgcgtctttttctctttctaatTCCTgaacataaacaaacaacaagcagacagacaaacagagctgctgctgtcagtccCACTACAAGGAAGAAGGTGGTCCATCCACAGCTCTCTGCTTCTGGACTCGAGGTCGGTCTCTGAGGCTGGAGCTGATCAGCAGCTGCTGTAAAACCCAAAATATATTTGTTGATACTTGTTGATGTGCAGAATTAAAAGGTGGACTTCAACCAATGATGTTTGctgacatttaaccaaatgatCCAGTTTAACATCCCAGACAGTgattaatgtttaaaaagagaaatgctAATAATCAACTTACCATTAACACTCAGCTGACATCTTCCAACACTGAAGCCATCATCAGTGTTGACCTCACACAGGTACAGACCCGAGTCATCAGTCCTGAGTCTGGACAGCTGAAGTCTGATTCGTCCTTCTCTGAGGGCGTCTTTGTCACTCTGGACTCGTCCTGAAAACTTTGCATCCTGAGACTCTGACACCTCAACACCTTCATGAACATGATACAGGACTGAGGATCTATGATCAGTAGATAGTTCACAGATGATCTTCAGTGAATTGATGGATCTGTCAGGGTTGGTGGTGAACATCCACTCCAGTGTGATGTTGTGGTTCTCCTCTGCCTGATAGGAGGTCTGTGTCACATTGACTACAAATGATCCtgttgaggagacagagagggaaagagaggagcagacacactgagaactggaacaaatctgttgttgagctttatttggagttcataaagtgaagctGTAAACTAACCAGAGACACatgaggtgaggatgaggagcagcaggatcctgcagatcatcttctccctgtgagaggagacagaggtgaAGAGTCATCAAcacatgaggtcaaaggtcagtcagtACAGCTAGAAGAAGGAAAATCTACAGTCTgacttcattcactcattcCAACATCTGATCCTGTTCATGATCCTGATTATTACACTGACTGACCAAAACTATGAACTACaaccagaagaagaagctgcactTTGATTTGATctgaaaatgtttcacattttaaatgttctgcagaattttttttttagggtggaGCCACAAAAACTTCCACTCCCTTTACTCATggaagacacacaaaaaatttcaaatatgtTAACTTGACTCAAACagaatgtaaatacagtatgaTTGTAATTTATTTACTAATTATAAACTGTGATTAggatttaaatgtaaaacacaTTGTAATAATTTTATCTGAGCAGAATTTGTTATTACTGACTCCCTGAAGCTTCATATGTGAATAAAACACAACTCCCATAACCTGACATGTGGACAAGTAGCCCAGTATagagagaggagggaagagGAGAGAAGGGGGTGCTGCTCTTTATAAAGGTCAAAGGGGCCAATAAGACATCCAGGTCaccagtggcggtcctagcctgtttggcgccctgggcgagcatccctgccggcgccctcccacccctaccccaaccccccatagcaatcgcgcagcagcgcctaccgcactactccacttggggggtaatgagcacctgctgtgtggtgcatgtagctttctgccatggtctgacagacagcttttaacagaaggtctccccaccatcacaggcacactcagaatttcttttaaattttatttgaaaaaacatggaagaaactgaaatattacacagcttctgcttaccttcatctttgcttatttctcctgttgttcttttctttttcctaaactgcacacctgatggctttgaccttttcctttccatctgccgtaatttgcactgaagctgaataggttataaccaccgcccatccacagggttgtcagatctgactgacagttgccagcccaacacaacaaaacctccattgaaactcatgttaatagcaccaggtgtgatatatatttaactagaagcactcagagagtgcaaacctccgccaaggccatagggtcactgacgctgtaatacgtgtatctaaatactttgaaataatctttcatctttcccagacaacaataaccccctatcccgcaatagtgtgttacctcgaccagatcgcggctcctaacctagtagggagacctctggtctctacttcgcttggctcgtggctggtaactaacttgctcatccatgtgggtcacctttagcaaggcggagaaatgcagcaagtcgaaggattttagcaacagaacttttattcctttttccaccgccaccgaacacactttttccctcgcgctcgtctcccacgctagcccgcatacacacacacggggcagagaaaagtgggtggtgtctcttaaaggggaaggctctgcatgtatcccgcaatactgaagaatccttaaaaaaattcctggatccatatcgtgatttggatcgccgccaaaatttaatcactgcttcctcttgtcatttccaaccgctccacaaaatttcagtgacatccgttcataacttttggagtaattctgctgacaaacagacagacaaacagacaacgcgaccgaaaacataacctccttggcggaggtaaatatacagagctttgggtgagttgcctttatttataattcagcagttactgttggctgtaaccaggccaaaactgtacaggcatgaatgaatgaacccggctgactgtctcactctcacgccatcactgcttcacttgactcgcaggagaagggggcggggcagcgctgtgtgtgtgtgacgatctagtgaagcagtgacagcgagacagagaatcccccgcctgcccctttccttctgttacaaccggtctgaccattgcagaaagctacatgcaatacacagcaggcaga
It contains:
- the LOC115796781 gene encoding uncharacterized protein LOC115796781 isoform X2, giving the protein MKGKQYREKMICRILLLLILTSCVSGSFVVNVTQTSYQAEENHNITLEWMFTTNPDRSINSLKIICELSTDHRSSVLYHVHEGVEVSESQDAKFSGRVQSDKDALREGRIRLQLSRLRTDDSGLYLCEVNTDDGFSVGRCQLSVNAAADQLQPQRPTSSPEAESCGWTTFFLVVGLTAAALFVCLLVVCLCSGIRKRKRRQKTAESPESLGKTSSTKDSHTLTSDLLPQNKLLNKM
- the LOC115796781 gene encoding uncharacterized protein LOC115796781 isoform X3, with the translated sequence MKRKQYQEKMICRILLLLILTSCVSGSFVVNVTQTSYQAEENHNITLEWMFTTNPDRSINSLKIICELSTDHRSSVLYHVHEGVEVSESQDAKFSGRVQSDKDALREGRIRLQLSRLRTDDSGLYLCEVNTDDGFSVGRCQLSVNAAADQLQPQRPTSSPEAESCGWTTFFLVVGLTAAALFVCLLVVCLCSGIRKRKRRQKTAESPESLGKTSSTKDSHTLTSDLLPQNKLLNKM